The Ictalurus furcatus strain D&B chromosome 5, Billie_1.0, whole genome shotgun sequence genome includes a region encoding these proteins:
- the LOC128607497 gene encoding G2/M phase-specific E3 ubiquitin-protein ligase-like isoform X2: MGKKEMNKHGRICGSRCLGPMKFLSRADGNAEFLASRGTSSRTDNLVFLCRPVKVNEKIRIQMKSVMGRSSQDGHRAIRIGFTNDSPLNARRGLRDSPRSCVVPLPEDLCLPGAEIEFWMNYAFFVIIQASDRRKYYMKAEGLNLHEPLFVFLDFSGSTSTVYLLGSRKGGRRSCSALPSGTKAQALEENLLNLSLIADDNTNSDQAVFREASPWQAHHPPTHTHPPESTQRSGPTTRSKTAVKRSLKRRLQSSVEETDVTSLLRAFQQQHLSSNEVHVTIWRKSLLKSALGALCNTNFSWTKKPYIEFAGEEAFDNGGPRREFFRLLMLEVQSSLGIFEGNPKHLFFTYDQTALQQRKYEQAGKLVAWSVVHGGPGLKALDAHLYQLMCGVEMELSDFDWHLIPDADVQRKARKVLSCKTAKHLCALQRELGDWICDCGFPGIYGPNICIQDVPKIYAHIVRHYIYLRVLNMINQFTEGLNSCGNLWDIVKINWIDFLPMFTKTNEWLSRASFRALFEISWSAEGSKRREDEEETIYYWELVLKMIEDKETELRFEELLVFITATDEVPVLGFPEKLSIHFYQPEKRGFRLPYTSTCMMGLFLPRGVKSHAELNTMLLRAVRDSNGFGKS; this comes from the exons atggggaagaaagaaatga ATAAACATGGCCGCATTTGTGGTAGCCGCTGCCTGGGTCCCATGAAATTCCTTTCCAGAGCGGATGGAAACGCAGAGTTTCTCGCCTCACGGGGCACCTCGTCCCGCACAGACAACCTCGTTTTCCTGTGCCGTCCAGTAAAAGTGAACGAGAAGATCAGGATACAGATGAAAAGTGTCATGGGACGCTCGTCACAGGACGGTCACAGAGCTATCAGGATCGGCTTTACAAATGACTCGCCGCTCAATGCTAGACGGGGCCTGAGGGACAGCCCACGATCCTGTGTGGTACCTCTTCCTGAGGACTTGTGCCTGCCGGGTGCAGAAATTGAGTTCTGGATGAACTATGCGTTTTTTGTGATTATCCAGGCAAGCGATCGGAGGAAATATTATATGAAAGCAGAAGGACTAAATCTCCACGAGCCACTGTTTGTTTTCTTGGATTTTTCTGGAAGCACGAGCACGGTGTACCTTTTGG GCTCCAGGAAGGGGGGTCGCAGATCCTGCTCTGCTCTTCCATCAGGAACAAAAGCGCAAGCACTTGAAGAGAACCTTCTTAACCTCAGTCTCATTGCTGATGATAACACAAATTCAG aCCAAGCAGTTTTCAGAGAAGCATCaccatggcaagcacatcacccACCAACACATACTCATCCACCGGAATCTACTCAAAGATCAGGTCCGACCACACGCAGCAAGACTGCAGTCAAAAGAAGTTTAAAGAGAAGGCTTCAGTCCTCAGTG GAGGAGACGGATGTGACGTCTTTGCTGAGAGCATTTCAACAGCAGCATCTCAGCTCTAATGAGGTGCATGTGACCATCTGGAGGAAAAGTCTTCTGAAGAGTGCACTTGGTGCTCTATGTAACACGAACTTCTCCTGGACTAAAAAACCTTATATCGAGTTTGCTGGCGAGGAGGCTTTCGATAATGGTGGCCCCAGAAGGGAGTTTTTTAG ACTCCTGATGCTCGAGGTGCAAAGCAGTCTGGGAATTTTCGAAGGAAACCCAAAACACTTGTTCTTCACTTATGACCAGACGGCTTTGCAGCAACGTAAATACGAGCAAGCCGGGAAGCTGGTAGCTTGGTCTGTAGTTCACGGAGGACCAGGACTCAAAGCTCTAGACGCTCATCTTTACCAGCTCATGTGTGGTGTAGAGATGGAACTCTCAGACTTTGACTGGCACCTCATACCAGATGCCGACGTCCAAAGAAAAGCACGAAAA GTCTTATCTTGCAAGACAGCCAAACACCTTTGTGCTCTGCAAAGAGAATTAGGTGACTGGATCTGTGATTGTGGATTTCCAGGCATTTACGGACCAAACATTTGCATCCAAGACGTTCCTAAGATTTACGCCCACATTGTGAGGCACTACATTTATCTCAG GGTGTTGAATATGATCAACCAGTTCACCGAAGGCTTGAACTCATGCGGAAATCTGTGGGACATAGTGAAGATCAACTGGATTGATTTCCTGCCAATGTTTACCAAAACGAACGAATGGCTATCACGAGCATCATTCAGGGCCCTGTTTGAAATCAGCTGGAGTGCGGAAGGTTCCAAGAGGAGAGAGGACGAAGAGGAAACCATCTACTACTGGGAGCTGGTGCTTAAGATGATAGAGG ATAAAGAAACAGAGCTGCGTTTCGAAGAGCTGCTCGTTTTTATCACGGCGACAGACGAGGTTCCAGTGTTGGGATTCCCTGAAAAACTCAGCATCCACTTTTACCAGCCTGAGAAGAGAGGCTTTCGTCTACCGTACACGTCCACTTGCATGATGGGACTCTTCCTTCCACGAGGGGTCAAGAGTCATGCAGAGCTCAACACGATGCTGCTGAgagcagtgagagactcgaatGGATTTGGAAAATCATAA
- the LOC128607497 gene encoding uncharacterized protein LOC128607497 isoform X1 — protein MFLMLCIHSLPDKHGRICGSRCLGPMKFLSRADGNAEFLASRGTSSRTDNLVFLCRPVKVNEKIRIQMKSVMGRSSQDGHRAIRIGFTNDSPLNARRGLRDSPRSCVVPLPEDLCLPGAEIEFWMNYAFFVIIQASDRRKYYMKAEGLNLHEPLFVFLDFSGSTSTVYLLGSRKGGRRSCSALPSGTKAQALEENLLNLSLIADDNTNSDQAVFREASPWQAHHPPTHTHPPESTQRSGPTTRSKTAVKRSLKRRLQSSVEETDVTSLLRAFQQQHLSSNEVHVTIWRKSLLKSALGALCNTNFSWTKKPYIEFAGEEAFDNGGPRREFFRLLMLEVQSSLGIFEGNPKHLFFTYDQTALQQRKYEQAGKLVAWSVVHGGPGLKALDAHLYQLMCGVEMELSDFDWHLIPDADVQRKARKVLSCKTAKHLCALQRELGDWICDCGFPGIYGPNICIQDVPKIYAHIVRHYIYLRVLNMINQFTEGLNSCGNLWDIVKINWIDFLPMFTKTNEWLSRASFRALFEISWSAEGSKRREDEEETIYYWELVLKMIEDKETELRFEELLVFITATDEVPVLGFPEKLSIHFYQPEKRGFRLPYTSTCMMGLFLPRGVKSHAELNTMLLRAVRDSNGFGKS, from the exons ATGTTTCTGATGCTCTGTATTCATTCGCTTCCAGATAAACATGGCCGCATTTGTGGTAGCCGCTGCCTGGGTCCCATGAAATTCCTTTCCAGAGCGGATGGAAACGCAGAGTTTCTCGCCTCACGGGGCACCTCGTCCCGCACAGACAACCTCGTTTTCCTGTGCCGTCCAGTAAAAGTGAACGAGAAGATCAGGATACAGATGAAAAGTGTCATGGGACGCTCGTCACAGGACGGTCACAGAGCTATCAGGATCGGCTTTACAAATGACTCGCCGCTCAATGCTAGACGGGGCCTGAGGGACAGCCCACGATCCTGTGTGGTACCTCTTCCTGAGGACTTGTGCCTGCCGGGTGCAGAAATTGAGTTCTGGATGAACTATGCGTTTTTTGTGATTATCCAGGCAAGCGATCGGAGGAAATATTATATGAAAGCAGAAGGACTAAATCTCCACGAGCCACTGTTTGTTTTCTTGGATTTTTCTGGAAGCACGAGCACGGTGTACCTTTTGG GCTCCAGGAAGGGGGGTCGCAGATCCTGCTCTGCTCTTCCATCAGGAACAAAAGCGCAAGCACTTGAAGAGAACCTTCTTAACCTCAGTCTCATTGCTGATGATAACACAAATTCAG aCCAAGCAGTTTTCAGAGAAGCATCaccatggcaagcacatcacccACCAACACATACTCATCCACCGGAATCTACTCAAAGATCAGGTCCGACCACACGCAGCAAGACTGCAGTCAAAAGAAGTTTAAAGAGAAGGCTTCAGTCCTCAGTG GAGGAGACGGATGTGACGTCTTTGCTGAGAGCATTTCAACAGCAGCATCTCAGCTCTAATGAGGTGCATGTGACCATCTGGAGGAAAAGTCTTCTGAAGAGTGCACTTGGTGCTCTATGTAACACGAACTTCTCCTGGACTAAAAAACCTTATATCGAGTTTGCTGGCGAGGAGGCTTTCGATAATGGTGGCCCCAGAAGGGAGTTTTTTAG ACTCCTGATGCTCGAGGTGCAAAGCAGTCTGGGAATTTTCGAAGGAAACCCAAAACACTTGTTCTTCACTTATGACCAGACGGCTTTGCAGCAACGTAAATACGAGCAAGCCGGGAAGCTGGTAGCTTGGTCTGTAGTTCACGGAGGACCAGGACTCAAAGCTCTAGACGCTCATCTTTACCAGCTCATGTGTGGTGTAGAGATGGAACTCTCAGACTTTGACTGGCACCTCATACCAGATGCCGACGTCCAAAGAAAAGCACGAAAA GTCTTATCTTGCAAGACAGCCAAACACCTTTGTGCTCTGCAAAGAGAATTAGGTGACTGGATCTGTGATTGTGGATTTCCAGGCATTTACGGACCAAACATTTGCATCCAAGACGTTCCTAAGATTTACGCCCACATTGTGAGGCACTACATTTATCTCAG GGTGTTGAATATGATCAACCAGTTCACCGAAGGCTTGAACTCATGCGGAAATCTGTGGGACATAGTGAAGATCAACTGGATTGATTTCCTGCCAATGTTTACCAAAACGAACGAATGGCTATCACGAGCATCATTCAGGGCCCTGTTTGAAATCAGCTGGAGTGCGGAAGGTTCCAAGAGGAGAGAGGACGAAGAGGAAACCATCTACTACTGGGAGCTGGTGCTTAAGATGATAGAGG ATAAAGAAACAGAGCTGCGTTTCGAAGAGCTGCTCGTTTTTATCACGGCGACAGACGAGGTTCCAGTGTTGGGATTCCCTGAAAAACTCAGCATCCACTTTTACCAGCCTGAGAAGAGAGGCTTTCGTCTACCGTACACGTCCACTTGCATGATGGGACTCTTCCTTCCACGAGGGGTCAAGAGTCATGCAGAGCTCAACACGATGCTGCTGAgagcagtgagagactcgaatGGATTTGGAAAATCATAA